In the Mesotoga infera genome, TGGCTCATTCTTCGGGAAAGTCATTACCCCTTCCTTGAAGACAGTCTCTTTGTCTATCTCGATTGCTTCGAGAGTATTGGCATGCAGATAAGCGCCGAAGGTCTCGAAGAAGAGAGCTTCATCTGGTATGGTAATTTCCGCGATTTCTTTCAAGTGATTCAGCATAAGCCGGTTTTTTGTTACTCCGCCAACTAGAAGTATCTTCTTTACGCCAGCCCTGTGCATGAGTTCGCCGATCTTGTCGGACATGACCTTGCCAAGACCATTGAGAACCGACTCTTTCGGCGTTCCCTTATTGAGAGCATGTGTGCAGTCGCTCTTGCAGAATACGGTACACCTTGATGAAAGCTCGTAAATCTCGTCTGTTTCCGCTGCGTTTGCGGCATCCAGTACGATATTCATTCGCTTCAGTTGCTGGAGAAAGAACTCGCCGGTTCCCGAAGCGCATTTGCTTCCTGTGAAGACGGCTGTAATGTTTCCCTTATCGTTTAGTTTGTACAGCGTGAAATTCTCTCCGCCCACGCTCACAATTGCCTCATGATCTCCGTACTTGCTTTTCAGCTCTTTGTAGGCAAATTCAGTGGCTTCAACTTCGGGGATTTGGGGAAGATTCAACAGCCTTCTTCCTTTCTTTCCAGTTACTACGACTACTCCTCTTTCAAGGATTTCTGGAAGAAAGCTTTTGAGTACTTTCAGTGGATTTCCTTCATGCAAAAGCCTTCTGGGAGTCTGACCATCATACCAGGAAATAGTGCTTGAGCCGATGCAAAGTCCAATTCTATCCAACTGACTCGCCTCGTGACTCTGAAAACGCAACATAGGATTTTAGAAGCATACTAATTAATGATAGCACGCCAACTCTGTTTAATTCAGCTCTCGAAAAATCATACTAAGTTTGCACGTTCTCAACTCAGAGATTGGCTCACTTGAAAGCATAAGCTAATAATAGTTGGGCTGGCGTTCATTCTCAATATTCTGATTTTCTTACTCCAGGAGGACAGTATAGAGGATCAAGCGCCTTTGCTGAAGGCAAATACATCCTTAGCGACAATGAAAAAGCTCCATCTGGAGCAGGGAGCCAGTTGCTTTCGAGATCAGGGCCTGGTGAATCATGCTGGATATAGATGTCGAGAGACCCATCGTCATTATAAGTCAATTTCGAACGATCGCCGATTGTGTATCTGTTCAATTGATTTGGCACCATGAACTGATCTTCGCCATACATGGTGATGGACCAGAATCCCCCCGGTCCGACGGGTGGAATTTCGTTGCTTTCAAAATGGATAAGGTAGTTGTACCTTGAGCCATCATAAGATTCTCCATCGACATCTGCATAGCTTATTGGATAGTAGGTTTCTTCAAGATCGTTCCCATAGAGACCCATGTAAGCGGCCGAAGCACGAATCTCATACTTACCCTGCATCTGGTTTCGATTGCCGAATACTTTCTTTGTGAGACTCCAGCCATTCTTTGTAGTTCCCAGCAGTTCACCCGGTCTGAGAATAACTTCTATTGCATCTTCAATCCCTTGCTCAATTGCAGCCCGTATTTCAGGATTAAGAACTTCTTCGTCAAACGGGAGATTCGGTCCGACTCCAATAAGGCCGAATCGTTCGATCAAGGCTTTCTCAGATGGATGAATTTCTAGCTGGCCTAGAAGGAAGTTCAGATAATAGATGAAACCGGCCGACTCGGCTCGTTCCTGTCTGAAGACCGGAAAGATGTCTGTTCTTACAGATTTGGGGGCTTCATAACCGAAGAAGGAACTCAGGGGCTGGATTAGAAATCTGTCTTGAATTTTGCGTATCGCATCAAGCTCACCGGATATCTCTGGGTTTATTGAAATCCTTGCCAGACACAAAACAAAGTTTCCTTCGCTTGTGAATACTTCATCGACGCTCTCGGGAACTCCTGCTGATGACTTCGGGCCTACAACCATGAAAGTCCTTGCCCCGCATCCCGTGGTTCTCGTTCCTGCATATGCGAAGTTATGTGTATACATGTCGACAAACTGCAGGGAGTAGTATCTTTCACAAATTGCAGGGACATCGATAATTACGGGTTCGGCTCTCAAATCTAGCCAGGCTGCCGAAAAGACTGTATCGTTGTTTGGCCTCACCACTTCTCTGAATTCAGGTCCGAGCAAACCTTCGCTGTGGTTGAACCTGTTGAACGCATCTGGTATCACAGCCTGGAGAGTCATAGTTCTTAGATTCTCGAGCATCGGGTAGGCGAAGAGATATGCTTGCCTTGCAACTTCTCTTGCTTCGTCGCAGTTGTTCGTTGCCGGAGTGGATCCCGCATCAATAATGGCAGCAAAAATCAAAATGAAAATTAGTAACATCAACGACTTTTTCAGTCTCATTTCTCAATCCCCTCACACAACCGCTTTTTGCTGGCGATTTTTATTCCCGGTTGATTCATAAGTGAAGACTTATCACAGTCGATTCAAATTGCTCAAATTTCATCATCAGAAAACCGGTATGATACCTCTTATACTCTGTCTGACTGTTCGTTAAAAGAAAGAGTTTGCTCTCATTCACTATCAGTAAGACTAATCTCTCAATGAACTGATATCTTCGATTCTGAAACACGCTTTCACATACGGTCCCAGAATGCCGAGACTCTTCTATGACAATACGATGAAGACCTTGCTTAATCCATTTATACCAGGCCAGCAGACGCAATGAACTTCATAAGTTACTCTAAGACATTAAAGGAATCCTGAATTGACGCATTGATAGAGCCGCTTGACTCTCACGTTGGCAATGCAGTACTATACAGACACGGATTCCAGAGAAATCAAAAAAAAGAGTGAATTCAGAAGCTGAAAGAGCCAGTACTCTCTGCCCGATTTCCTTTCTCCGAGATCATCTAAG is a window encoding:
- a CDS encoding DUF1254 domain-containing protein — translated: MRLKKSLMLLIFILIFAAIIDAGSTPATNNCDEAREVARQAYLFAYPMLENLRTMTLQAVIPDAFNRFNHSEGLLGPEFREVVRPNNDTVFSAAWLDLRAEPVIIDVPAICERYYSLQFVDMYTHNFAYAGTRTTGCGARTFMVVGPKSSAGVPESVDEVFTSEGNFVLCLARISINPEISGELDAIRKIQDRFLIQPLSSFFGYEAPKSVRTDIFPVFRQERAESAGFIYYLNFLLGQLEIHPSEKALIERFGLIGVGPNLPFDEEVLNPEIRAAIEQGIEDAIEVILRPGELLGTTKNGWSLTKKVFGNRNQMQGKYEIRASAAYMGLYGNDLEETYYPISYADVDGESYDGSRYNYLIHFESNEIPPVGPGGFWSITMYGEDQFMVPNQLNRYTIGDRSKLTYNDDGSLDIYIQHDSPGPDLESNWLPAPDGAFSLSLRMYLPSAKALDPLYCPPGVRKSEY